One Xenopus tropicalis strain Nigerian chromosome 8, UCB_Xtro_10.0, whole genome shotgun sequence genomic window carries:
- the zbtb12 gene encoding zinc finger and BTB domain-containing protein 12, translating to MASVPDILRFQLPGHEAATLRSMNQLRSEERFCDVTVLSDGLKFRGHRVVLAACSPFLRDQFLLNPGSELQVSLMHGPRVVSDLLLSCYTGLLEFSVRDIVNYLTAASYLQMEHVVEKCRQALSQFIEPKIGLRDPSKTTISRSAPSTTTTTLHPVCSTEKRRSLKTEIKAEDELEEEMLLMAEEEEEEDDEEEEGSSSNICIVKVETGMGGGTAKGGVLWRKRSEEKILRAQSEEALVNSTVEGSEPGEGIVQQGGAMKAVYSDEVEGGEGVLIIPSSYHEEEDEEVFDRGASGCQSSVAVDGTRNSLGDLGGVTGVESMVIGDTRLGNRRSMKCCKCEEIFQGVEKLVFHMRAQHFVFMCPRCGKQFNHSSNLNRHMNVHRGVKSHSCHICGKCFTQKSTLHDHLNLHSGERPYRCSYCDVRFAHKPAIRRHLKEQHGKTTAQNVLEAGVSEIQVLVA from the coding sequence atggcATCTGTCCCTGACATATTACGCTTCCAGCTTCCTGGCCATGAGGCAGCCACTCTCCGCAGCATGAACCAGCTTCGTTCAGAGGAACGATTCTGTGATGTCACTGTTCTCTCTGACGGTCTCAAATTCAGGGGCCATCGGGTGGTTTTAGCAGCTTGCTCGCCCTTCCTCAGAGACCAATTTCTGCTTAATCCAGGCTCAGAACTTCAGGTCTCCCTTATGCATGGCCCCAGGGTGGTCTCAGACCTTCTTCTTTCCTGTTATACAGGCCTCCTGGAATTCTCAGTGAGAGACATTGTAAACTATCTGACAGCAGCCAGTTACCTACAAATGGAGCATGTTGTAGAGAAATGTCGTCAAGCCTTGTCCCAGTTTATTGAGCCAAAGATCGGACTGAGGGACCCTAGTAAGACTACAATTTCCCGCAGTGCCCcctcaacaacaacaacaacgcTGCATCCTGTTTGTTCTACTGAGAAGCGTAGGTCACTAAAGACAGAGATTAAAGCAGAAGATGAGCTTGAGGAAGAAATGTTATTGATggcagaagaggaggaagaagaagatgaCGAGGAAGAAGAAGGATCGTCTTCTAATATTTGCATTGTGAAAGTGGAAACAGGAATGGGTGGAGGAACAGCAAAGGGAGGAGTATTGTGGAGGAAAAGATCTGAGGAAAAAATCCTCAGGGCACAATCTGAAGAAGCCTTGGTGAATTCTACTGTAGAAGGTAGTGAGCCTGGAGAAGGTATTGTGCAGCAAGGAGGAGCAATGAAAGCAGTCTACAGTGATGAAGTGGAAGGGGGAGAGGGGGTGCTCATAATACCAAGCAGCTATCACGAAGAAGAAGATGAAGAGGTTTTTGACAGAGGGGCCAGTGGATGTCAGAGCAGTGTTGCAGTTGACGGAACAAGAAATTCTCTTGGTGATTTAGGAGGAGTTACAGGAGTAGAATCAATGGTTATTGGGGATACAAGACTGGGAAACAGAAGATCTATGAAGTGCTGTAAATGTGAGGAGATTTTTCAGGGAGTTGAGAAACTTGTTTTCCACATGCGGGCTCAGCACTTTGTATTTATGTGCCCACGATGTGGAAAGCAATTTAATCACAGCAGCAACCTTAACCGCCACATGAATGTTCACAGAGGGGTAAAGTCCCATTCCTGCCATATATGTGGCAAATGCTTTACACAGAAGTCCACACTCCATGACCACCTTAACCTGCACAGTGGTGAAAGGCCATACCGATGCTCATACTGTGATGTAAGGTTTGCCCACAAGCCAGCAATTAGACGTCACCTTAAAGAGCAGCATGGAAAGACCACAGCCCAAAATGTATTGGAGGCAGGGGTGTCTGAAATACAAGTGTTGGTGGCTTAA